In Planctomycetia bacterium, one DNA window encodes the following:
- a CDS encoding aspartate carbamoyltransferase catalytic subunit has translation MTTPSQTAAQRPPAAQPPAPSGGSPPSSIPSSPASWSHKNLLGLENLTAGEILHLLDTAKAFEEVSTRSVKKVPALRGRVVVNLFFEDSTRTRMSFSLAAQRLSADVIDFSEKTSSLNKGESVRDTVRNIEAMGVDLIVVRHGAAGVPHLIARNVQCSVINAGDGRHEHPTQGLLDIYTMRQVKGRIAGLKVAIVGDVVNSRVARSNIHGLTRLGAEVTLVGPTTLVPRSFERFGVRVCHDFDSVIGEFDVINMLRIQRERIASNVFPSLGEYSRLFGLSNERMKRAKADVLVMHPGPVNRGIEMSPEVADGARSAILRQVTNGLAVRMAAMFLCKQAGESP, from the coding sequence ATGACGACGCCATCGCAAACCGCCGCGCAACGCCCCCCCGCCGCGCAGCCTCCCGCTCCGTCCGGGGGTTCGCCGCCCTCCTCCATCCCGTCGTCGCCGGCCAGTTGGTCGCACAAGAATCTCCTCGGCCTGGAAAACCTGACCGCCGGGGAGATTCTGCACCTGCTCGATACGGCCAAGGCGTTTGAAGAAGTCTCCACGCGCAGTGTGAAGAAAGTGCCCGCCCTGCGCGGCCGGGTCGTGGTCAATCTGTTTTTTGAGGATTCCACTCGAACGCGCATGAGTTTCTCGCTGGCAGCCCAGCGCCTGTCGGCGGACGTGATCGACTTCTCCGAGAAGACCAGCTCGTTGAACAAGGGCGAGAGCGTGCGCGACACGGTGCGCAACATCGAGGCGATGGGTGTGGACCTCATCGTCGTGCGACACGGAGCGGCCGGCGTACCGCACCTGATCGCGCGGAACGTGCAATGCAGCGTCATCAACGCCGGAGACGGGCGCCACGAGCACCCGACCCAGGGCCTGCTGGACATTTACACGATGCGACAGGTGAAGGGTCGCATCGCGGGGCTGAAGGTCGCCATCGTCGGCGACGTGGTGAATTCGCGCGTGGCCCGCTCGAACATCCACGGGCTGACGCGGCTGGGGGCGGAGGTGACGCTCGTCGGCCCGACGACGCTCGTGCCGCGCAGTTTCGAACGATTCGGCGTGCGCGTCTGCCACGATTTTGACAGCGTCATCGGCGAGTTCGACGTGATCAACATGCTGCGCATTCAACGCGAGCGCATCGCCTCCAACGTCTTCCCCAGCCTGGGGGAGTACTCGCGACTCTTCGGCCTGTCCAACGAGCGGATGAAACGCGCCAAGGCCGACGTGCTGGTCATGCACCCTGGCCCGGTCAATCGCGGCATCGAAATGTCGCCGGAAGTCGCCGACGGCGCTCGCAGCGCCATCCTGCGACAGGTCACGAACGGGCTGGCCGTGCGCATGGCCGCCATGTTTCTGTGCAAACAGGCGGGGGAATCACCGTGA
- the pyrR gene encoding bifunctional pyr operon transcriptional regulator/uracil phosphoribosyltransferase PyrR, whose amino-acid sequence MTALLDAAGIRQTLDRLAGEIAATFPHDCPIAIIGIRRRGDELARRLLQILAAKAPRAIQYGCLDITLYRDDLAEVGPAAVVRTTEINFDVSGAYLILVDDVIYTGRSIRAALAAIIDLGRPRAIRLAVLVDRGGRELPIQPDFVGITARDDRRPINVHLTETDGRDEVTTA is encoded by the coding sequence ATGACCGCTCTGCTAGACGCCGCCGGGATCCGCCAGACGCTTGATCGCCTTGCCGGCGAGATCGCCGCCACGTTTCCGCACGACTGCCCGATCGCGATCATCGGCATCCGCCGCCGCGGCGACGAACTGGCCCGCCGGCTGTTGCAGATTCTCGCCGCGAAGGCCCCGCGCGCGATACAATACGGATGTCTTGATATTACCCTCTACCGCGATGATTTGGCCGAGGTCGGTCCCGCCGCCGTCGTGCGAACAACCGAGATCAACTTTGATGTCTCCGGCGCTTATCTCATCCTTGTCGACGACGTGATTTACACCGGCCGATCGATCCGGGCCGCGCTCGCAGCCATCATCGACCTGGGCCGTCCGCGTGCGATCAGGCTGGCGGTGCTCGTCGATCGCGGCGGGCGCGAGCTTCCGATTCAACCCGATTTTGTCGGCATCACCGCGCGGGATGATCGACGTCCGATCAACGTTCATCTGACGGAAACGGACGGACGCGACGAGGTGACCACAGCATGA
- a CDS encoding dihydroorotase — protein sequence MTSRLIIRRGRVIDPTQGIDEVADVTLAHGKVAAIGHATEQPGDQILDAAGKIVCPGLIDMHVHLREPGNEDAETIASGAAAAVAGGFTSIVCMPNTKPALDTEAMIEFVYRQADRARSCNVFPIGAITKGREGKELAEIGQMVRAGAVAFSDDGAGVASATVMLRALQYVGMFNRPIIQHCEDADLAAGGCMNAGFTATRLGLPGIPAAAEELMVQRDLLLAEATGCAYHVAHISTAGAVQLVREAKRRGVRVTTEVCPHHLLLTDECVEYYDTNYKMNPPLRSQSDVEACIAGVADGTIDCLVTDHAPHGREGKELDFQSAPFGIVGLEVALPLFAKALITPGHLNWNQMIARMTTAPARILGLRKGSLALGSDADVTIIDPDLPWTVDTSLFQSKSRNCPYEGWSLVGRATHTIVGGEVKFALESTPPTLAA from the coding sequence ATGACGAGCCGACTCATCATCCGCCGCGGTCGTGTCATCGACCCGACACAAGGCATCGACGAGGTCGCCGACGTGACGCTTGCCCACGGCAAGGTCGCCGCGATCGGCCACGCCACCGAGCAGCCCGGCGATCAGATCCTCGACGCGGCGGGAAAGATCGTCTGCCCCGGTCTCATCGACATGCACGTTCACCTGCGCGAGCCGGGCAACGAAGACGCCGAGACCATCGCCAGCGGCGCCGCGGCCGCCGTCGCCGGCGGTTTCACCTCCATCGTCTGCATGCCGAACACCAAACCGGCCCTCGACACCGAAGCGATGATTGAGTTTGTCTATCGCCAGGCCGACCGGGCGCGATCGTGCAACGTCTTCCCGATCGGCGCGATCACCAAGGGCCGCGAGGGCAAGGAACTCGCCGAGATCGGGCAGATGGTCCGCGCCGGCGCGGTCGCCTTCAGCGATGACGGCGCTGGCGTCGCCAGCGCCACCGTCATGCTCCGCGCCCTGCAATACGTCGGGATGTTCAACCGACCGATCATCCAGCATTGCGAGGACGCCGACTTGGCCGCGGGTGGCTGCATGAACGCCGGATTCACGGCGACGCGTCTGGGTCTGCCCGGCATCCCCGCGGCGGCCGAAGAACTGATGGTGCAGCGCGATCTGCTGCTGGCCGAGGCGACCGGGTGTGCCTATCACGTCGCGCACATCTCCACGGCCGGCGCGGTGCAGCTCGTGCGCGAAGCCAAGCGCCGCGGCGTCCGAGTCACGACCGAAGTCTGTCCCCATCATCTTCTCCTCACGGATGAATGCGTCGAATACTATGACACGAATTACAAGATGAACCCGCCGCTGCGTTCCCAATCCGACGTCGAGGCCTGCATCGCCGGCGTCGCCGACGGCACGATCGACTGCCTCGTCACCGATCACGCACCCCACGGGCGAGAGGGCAAGGAACTGGATTTCCAATCCGCGCCATTCGGAATCGTCGGTCTGGAAGTCGCGTTGCCTTTGTTTGCCAAAGCGCTCATCACGCCGGGACATCTGAACTGGAATCAAATGATTGCGCGCATGACCACCGCGCCCGCTCGCATCCTGGGCTTGCGCAAGGGGTCGCTCGCCCTGGGCAGCGATGCGGATGTGACCATCATCGATCCGGATCTACCCTGGACCGTTGATACAAGCCTGTTTCAATCCAAGAGCCGCAACTGCCCGTACGAAGGATGGTCGCTCGTGGGGCGCGCGACGCACACGATTGTCGGAGGAGAGGTGAAGTTCGCGCTTGAGTCAACGCCGCCGACGCTTGCTGCCTAA
- a CDS encoding type III pantothenate kinase — MSLSPELLTNANLLIVEIGNSHVTVATYVGRSVRTWAKFGHADLDAVAAYAKESFDALGEDTIRAVAYASVVPDVLSAVRNRLAAEIDAPAFVVGEDLHRPMSLAVENPERVGIDRVCAAAAAYEVIGRACAVASVGTAITIDCVNDEGVFMGGSILPGLALQAQSLHDGTASLPLVKIEATGAVYGANTEQAIRNGVLYGVVGALREIVERYATELHEWPQLVVTGGGAELVRSQCDFIDNVVPDLCLRGIGLAFRRHFAPLTDES; from the coding sequence ATGTCGCTGTCTCCCGAACTGTTGACAAACGCAAATCTCCTGATCGTCGAGATCGGCAACTCGCACGTGACCGTTGCCACGTACGTCGGTCGCTCCGTTCGCACATGGGCCAAGTTCGGTCATGCCGATCTCGACGCCGTCGCGGCCTACGCAAAGGAATCGTTCGACGCGCTCGGCGAGGACACGATCCGCGCGGTGGCGTATGCATCCGTCGTGCCCGATGTGCTTTCGGCTGTTCGGAACAGGCTTGCCGCCGAGATTGACGCGCCGGCTTTTGTCGTGGGGGAGGACCTTCATCGCCCGATGTCGCTGGCCGTTGAGAATCCCGAACGCGTCGGGATCGATCGCGTCTGCGCGGCCGCGGCGGCGTACGAGGTCATCGGGAGGGCGTGTGCGGTGGCCAGCGTCGGCACGGCCATCACGATTGACTGCGTGAACGATGAGGGCGTGTTCATGGGCGGGTCGATCCTGCCCGGGTTGGCGCTTCAGGCGCAGTCGCTGCATGACGGGACCGCGAGTCTGCCGCTGGTGAAGATCGAGGCGACCGGCGCGGTCTATGGCGCGAACACCGAGCAGGCGATTCGCAACGGCGTGTTGTATGGCGTGGTGGGGGCCCTGCGCGAAATCGTCGAGCGTTATGCCACCGAGTTGCACGAATGGCCGCAGTTGGTCGTAACGGGCGGCGGGGCGGAACTGGTGCGCAGCCAGTGCGATTTCATCGACAACGTTGTGCCGGATTTGTGTCTGCGAGGCATCGGTCTGGCGTTTCGCAGGCATTTTGCGCCGCTGACGGATGAATCATGA
- a CDS encoding 50S ribosome-binding GTPase, which yields MKGTTGTQAALLTPLAPGAIAVIGLRGPDAERMVNTLTRPKPSARAGAEPAARRALSLNRPVLRHLVEGAVTLDDVLVIRRRAAGRTSEHVELHVHGGVRIAQRILMLLERHGVRRIDAQTFETGDETSDPLVAACFAALLRTESRRLAEWLLAQREILPAFLAARDQWSTGQREDYERRTRAAIRLLRGIRIAIVGPPNAGKSTLANRLIGRDRVITSDLPGTTRDWVEETAMIDGWPVTLVDTAGVRETACAIESDAILRGTAKAREADLILIVVDGTLPSQRMSESLRAILGAQRDVSNAVLVVNKCDEPADAIERRDAFYLLHEQYARQVASVAAVSALHGTGMAALEAVVLRLLDIHLLGDGEPSGFLAEHLQAATRM from the coding sequence ATGAAAGGGACGACAGGGACGCAGGCAGCGCTGCTGACGCCGCTGGCGCCCGGGGCGATTGCCGTGATTGGGCTGCGCGGGCCGGATGCCGAGCGAATGGTCAACACGCTGACCCGACCGAAGCCGTCGGCCCGCGCCGGCGCTGAACCGGCGGCGCGTCGCGCGCTTTCATTGAATCGTCCCGTGCTTCGGCATCTTGTCGAAGGAGCCGTCACGCTCGACGACGTGCTGGTCATTCGCCGGCGCGCGGCGGGGCGGACCTCTGAACACGTCGAGCTGCATGTTCACGGCGGCGTTCGCATTGCGCAGCGAATCCTCATGCTCCTTGAACGGCACGGTGTGCGCCGCATCGACGCGCAGACGTTCGAGACGGGGGATGAAACGAGCGATCCGTTGGTTGCCGCATGCTTCGCGGCGCTGCTGCGAACCGAATCGCGGCGCCTGGCAGAGTGGTTGTTGGCCCAGCGAGAAATTCTGCCGGCGTTCCTCGCGGCGCGCGATCAATGGTCGACGGGGCAACGGGAGGACTATGAACGACGGACCCGAGCGGCGATTCGTCTGTTGCGCGGCATCCGGATCGCCATCGTCGGCCCGCCCAACGCCGGCAAGAGCACGTTGGCGAACCGATTGATCGGACGCGATCGCGTCATCACGTCCGACCTTCCTGGCACCACGCGCGACTGGGTGGAAGAAACGGCCATGATCGACGGCTGGCCCGTCACACTGGTCGACACGGCCGGCGTGCGCGAGACCGCATGCGCGATTGAATCGGATGCCATTCTGCGTGGCACGGCGAAGGCACGGGAGGCGGACCTGATCTTGATCGTCGTCGACGGGACGCTGCCGAGTCAGCGAATGAGCGAATCGCTTCGTGCGATCCTCGGTGCACAACGGGATGTATCGAATGCGGTGCTTGTCGTCAACAAATGCGACGAGCCCGCCGATGCGATTGAGCGACGGGATGCCTTTTATCTGCTGCATGAGCAATACGCAAGGCAAGTCGCGAGTGTTGCGGCCGTCTCGGCGCTGCATGGAACCGGGATGGCGGCTTTGGAAGCGGTCGTTTTGAGATTGCTGGATATCCACCTTCTCGGCGATGGCGAACCGTCGGGTTTCCTGGCGGAGCACCTGCAAGCCGCGACCAGAATGTAA
- a CDS encoding O-antigen ligase C-terminal domain-containing protein: MSSLPNSSRGDPTVTDRSGPARMIDLAAVQSGGLEEAAEEIARLNEALTGYQVYEELARGGQGIVYRALQHSTGRIVALKVLHSGREVTARHLGRFAREIELVARLRHNHVVAVYDSGVVLGRPFFAMEYIDGLLIDDYVLLNRPTVNECVALFVRVCRAVASVHQCGVIHRDLKPGNILVDLDANPHLLDFGFAKCFDDDELQSLSVAGQVIGTLPFLCPDQVRDKNALADMRSDVYALGVILYLLLTGEMPYPVNGSPGEVCRNIVEATPGTLERRCEPESESCAVGPISADLSLVVLKALAKERERRYQTADDFANDLARYLAGEVVEARSGHRWYLLRKTLRAYRWHVAISSAFALLLIGSLIGITVLWRKAEHAARTAQASLQMGALARLAGIQRDEGRIDDAILLYSQAIELAAQAPERNIAANRYLYTSHHGLAQLYIRDPKTLDAGRRHCELATALAQQLVRDKPEETEYQRLLAYSLRLEGRIAEKSQNWERAVSRFNEAAAAFQSLLRFADPDNNLPLEYEVGFSKQFLGVAQCRSGDSKTGMETLQDARWILQRVYDRYPQSMDYLMELCRTEAHMVEWHLRNKTPEDHRIAEAMVLPAIHRLSLAIEDGTAASRLPEAKRLLEDLKSHQVLLEKRLRGMRRPDPT; encoded by the coding sequence ATGAGTTCGCTTCCCAATTCATCGAGAGGCGATCCGACGGTAACGGATCGATCCGGACCCGCGCGGATGATTGATCTGGCGGCGGTTCAGTCCGGCGGGCTTGAGGAGGCTGCCGAAGAGATTGCACGTCTTAATGAGGCGTTGACGGGTTATCAGGTATACGAGGAGCTGGCCCGGGGAGGGCAGGGAATCGTTTACCGTGCACTTCAGCACTCAACCGGCCGAATCGTGGCGCTGAAAGTCCTTCATTCCGGTCGTGAAGTGACCGCGCGGCATCTTGGTCGTTTTGCCCGCGAAATCGAGCTGGTCGCGAGATTGCGACACAACCATGTCGTGGCTGTTTATGACAGCGGCGTGGTCCTGGGTCGTCCGTTCTTCGCGATGGAATACATCGACGGGCTGTTGATCGATGACTACGTGCTTCTGAATCGGCCCACGGTGAACGAGTGCGTTGCGTTATTCGTGCGCGTCTGCCGGGCGGTGGCGAGCGTCCATCAATGCGGCGTGATTCACCGCGATCTCAAGCCGGGGAACATTCTGGTCGACCTCGACGCGAACCCACATCTGCTCGATTTTGGCTTTGCAAAATGCTTTGACGACGACGAATTGCAATCGCTTTCCGTCGCCGGCCAGGTCATCGGCACGCTGCCCTTTCTGTGCCCTGATCAGGTAAGGGACAAGAATGCCCTCGCGGACATGCGGTCCGATGTTTATGCACTGGGTGTCATCCTGTACCTGCTCTTGACAGGCGAAATGCCCTATCCGGTAAACGGTTCACCGGGCGAAGTGTGCAGAAACATCGTTGAAGCGACCCCCGGCACCCTCGAGCGCCGCTGCGAACCGGAGAGCGAATCCTGCGCGGTCGGGCCGATTTCCGCGGATCTGTCGCTCGTCGTCCTCAAGGCGCTGGCGAAGGAGCGGGAACGCCGATACCAGACCGCGGATGATTTCGCGAACGACCTGGCGCGTTACCTCGCGGGTGAGGTGGTCGAGGCCCGATCGGGTCATCGGTGGTACCTGCTTCGCAAGACGCTGCGGGCCTATCGCTGGCATGTGGCGATTTCCTCCGCCTTCGCGCTGCTGCTGATCGGCTCCCTGATCGGCATCACGGTGCTTTGGCGAAAGGCCGAACATGCCGCACGGACCGCCCAGGCAAGCCTGCAAATGGGCGCGTTGGCGCGGCTCGCAGGCATCCAGCGCGATGAAGGCCGAATTGACGATGCCATCTTGTTGTATTCACAGGCCATCGAGCTGGCAGCACAGGCCCCCGAGCGAAACATTGCCGCCAATCGCTATCTTTATACATCGCATCATGGACTCGCACAGCTGTATATACGCGATCCCAAGACGCTGGATGCCGGTCGCCGACATTGCGAGCTGGCGACTGCGCTGGCGCAGCAATTGGTGCGGGACAAACCCGAGGAAACGGAGTACCAGCGACTCCTGGCTTACTCCCTCCGCCTGGAAGGGCGCATCGCGGAGAAATCACAGAACTGGGAACGGGCAGTGAGTCGTTTCAACGAGGCCGCCGCCGCTTTTCAATCCCTGCTTCGGTTTGCGGATCCTGACAACAACCTTCCGCTTGAGTACGAAGTCGGTTTCTCCAAGCAGTTTCTAGGCGTCGCGCAGTGTCGCAGCGGAGACAGCAAGACCGGTATGGAAACCCTTCAGGATGCCCGTTGGATCCTTCAGCGGGTTTACGATCGGTACCCCCAATCCATGGATTACCTGATGGAGTTGTGCAGGACCGAAGCGCACATGGTCGAATGGCACCTGCGCAATAAGACCCCCGAGGACCATCGCATCGCCGAAGCCATGGTCCTCCCGGCGATCCATCGGCTGTCGCTCGCCATCGAGGACGGCACGGCCGCATCCCGGCTGCCCGAAGCGAAGCGGCTTCTGGAAGACTTGAAATCGCATCAGGTCCTTCTGGAGAAGCGACTTCGGGGAATGCGCAGACCGGATCCCACTTAA
- a CDS encoding Hpt domain-containing protein: MGESANQPPYDSADMVLSSLLTQDAELWTTSEAFVRTLPARAEALLDALRSGSFERIRSVAHHLKAAGAHCGQRDLCEMAALVEQAAHDHAIDGLALCVHDLTALINRIYGDLRHGEA, encoded by the coding sequence ATGGGGGAATCCGCCAATCAACCGCCGTATGATTCGGCCGACATGGTCTTGTCTTCACTGCTGACCCAGGACGCCGAACTTTGGACAACCTCCGAGGCCTTCGTGCGAACGCTGCCCGCGCGGGCCGAGGCGCTGCTGGATGCCCTGCGATCCGGCTCCTTCGAGCGGATTCGCTCCGTCGCGCACCATCTGAAGGCGGCCGGCGCGCACTGTGGCCAGCGCGATCTCTGCGAAATGGCAGCGCTCGTCGAACAGGCGGCTCACGATCACGCCATCGATGGCTTGGCGCTGTGCGTTCACGATCTGACCGCCCTGATCAATCGGATTTACGGCGATCTGCGCCACGGCGAAGCTTGA